A region from the Salicibibacter cibarius genome encodes:
- a CDS encoding phosphotriesterase family protein: MIQTVTGKIQPSQLGICAAHEHLTIDLSRIKKDPDTILDDEEGMRSELEAFSRAGGQAMIEVTNDGMGRNAPLLAQLSHETGVWIIASTGFYKDPYLPAFAQNWTAEQFAEHIVREAQQGIGDTGIYPGVIGEVGSSHEEMKPIEKELLKGAGLAGIKTGLPVTTHTTIGTLGVEQVNLFSDVGLPMDQLIIGHQDLNSNREEVLEVAKSGAFVAFDTIGKTNYRSDENRLETLLDLWENGYGSQILLSADLTRKSHWKKHGGPGYELVLTSFVPRLKEAGLNEADVHRLLVDNPAVAFSIKEGWT; the protein is encoded by the coding sequence ATGATTCAGACAGTGACAGGGAAAATCCAACCATCTCAGCTAGGCATCTGTGCCGCCCATGAACATTTAACGATTGATTTATCGAGAATAAAAAAAGACCCGGATACGATTTTAGATGACGAAGAAGGGATGCGCTCGGAACTCGAAGCTTTTTCCAGGGCAGGCGGCCAAGCAATGATAGAAGTGACCAATGACGGCATGGGTCGAAATGCCCCTTTGCTGGCTCAATTAAGCCACGAGACCGGCGTGTGGATTATCGCCAGCACCGGGTTTTATAAAGATCCGTATTTGCCAGCGTTTGCGCAAAACTGGACAGCTGAGCAATTTGCGGAGCACATTGTCCGGGAAGCGCAACAAGGAATTGGTGACACAGGCATTTACCCCGGTGTCATCGGAGAAGTCGGTAGCAGTCATGAAGAGATGAAACCAATTGAAAAAGAACTGCTGAAAGGAGCGGGTCTTGCCGGTATTAAAACCGGCTTGCCTGTGACGACCCATACGACGATTGGCACGCTCGGCGTTGAGCAAGTGAACCTTTTTTCGGATGTAGGACTTCCGATGGACCAACTGATTATTGGGCATCAAGACCTTAACTCAAATCGCGAAGAAGTGCTGGAAGTAGCCAAATCGGGTGCCTTTGTAGCCTTTGATACGATCGGGAAAACGAACTATCGCTCCGATGAAAACCGATTGGAAACGCTGCTTGACCTGTGGGAAAATGGTTACGGCTCGCAAATTCTGTTATCGGCAGACTTAACACGTAAATCCCATTGGAAAAAACATGGTGGCCCCGGCTATGAGCTCGTGCTGACATCTTTTGTGCCGAGACTTAAAGAGGCAGGTCTAAATGAAGCGGACGTTCATCGCCTTTTAGTTGATAACCCTGCTGTAGCTTTTTCCATCAAGGAGGGATGGACATGA
- a CDS encoding aminotransferase class V-fold PLP-dependent enzyme has protein sequence MTSESVLPTLSVEEAKRMQFRIVQSISRYFSGHDIFQAGDMGVHPEWKRPRTTAQVEKVMADLFGTEDAALVRGSGTGAIRGLLSALAKPGDTIYIHNAPVYTTTAETLRMLGLNTVVMDYNDLDAVREAVRNRKAKVFYIQHARQQPEDTYDMQRLIETVKKEQPDLPVVTDDNYCVLKVPAIGVELGADYSTFSGFKVLGPQGVGVIVGKSEAINVVRERNYSGGGQVQGPEATDLMRMMTLAPVSLAVQNEQVDILCDRLNRGEVPGVHKAYVTNSQSKNVIVELEEPIAPRVIEKSADHGAAVYPVGAESRYEILPMIYRVSGSFSKAHPELKEYALRINPMKSDADHILRILGDVLSEF, from the coding sequence ATGACATCGGAATCAGTATTGCCAACGCTTTCGGTTGAGGAGGCAAAACGTATGCAATTTCGGATCGTGCAATCCATTAGCCGTTATTTTTCCGGGCATGATATTTTTCAAGCCGGAGATATGGGTGTACATCCGGAATGGAAACGCCCCCGTACAACCGCGCAAGTGGAAAAAGTAATGGCCGATCTATTCGGAACTGAAGACGCCGCGCTTGTGAGGGGTTCAGGGACAGGAGCGATCCGTGGATTGTTAAGCGCTTTGGCAAAGCCGGGGGATACGATTTATATCCACAATGCCCCTGTGTACACGACAACGGCGGAAACGTTGCGGATGCTTGGTTTGAATACTGTCGTGATGGATTATAACGATCTTGATGCCGTACGGGAAGCGGTTCGAAACAGAAAAGCGAAAGTTTTTTACATTCAACATGCCCGCCAACAGCCGGAAGACACGTATGATATGCAACGTTTAATCGAAACGGTGAAAAAGGAGCAACCTGATTTACCGGTTGTCACCGATGATAATTATTGTGTGTTGAAGGTCCCCGCGATCGGTGTGGAATTGGGTGCGGACTACTCTACGTTTTCCGGCTTTAAAGTGTTGGGGCCGCAGGGAGTTGGTGTGATTGTAGGTAAGTCGGAGGCGATCAACGTCGTTCGCGAGCGTAATTATTCGGGCGGAGGTCAGGTGCAAGGGCCTGAGGCTACTGATTTAATGCGTATGATGACGCTTGCCCCTGTATCATTAGCAGTCCAGAATGAGCAAGTAGACATTCTGTGTGATCGTTTAAATCGAGGAGAAGTACCAGGGGTTCATAAAGCTTATGTCACCAATTCCCAGTCGAAAAATGTAATCGTCGAATTGGAGGAACCGATCGCTCCCCGGGTCATCGAAAAAAGCGCCGATCACGGTGCTGCGGTGTATCCGGTAGGCGCTGAGTCGCGTTATGAAATTTTGCCGATGATTTATCGCGTTTCCGGAAGTTTTTCAAAAGCGCACCCTGAACTTAAGGAATATGCCTTGCGCATAAATCCCATGAAGTCTGACGCTGACCATATTCTTCGCATTCTTGGCGATGTTTTAAGTGAATTTTAG
- a CDS encoding YhfX family PLP-dependent enzyme: MFLEVTKRRNPALIKAGAFLHREGIVPPNTYVIDMDEVGENVRALSTRAQEYNLELFFMTKQLGRLPYLARWIVENGIDKAVAVEWAEAKILHEAGVKIGHIGHLVQPGKYQWRETLQMCPSLVTAFSLERARQISAVAEQLGMIQPILLRVVDVGDDLYPGQEGGFYLEELEAMLPQLTSLPGIRVDGVTTFPSMQMNEAETGMEFTPNVRTLWLAKKKMEAHGIEVRHVNAPSATSCHTIPMLKEAGVTQGEPGHAITGTTPLHAVQDLKERPAMIYVTEISHEDPEYHYVIGGGFYARGNPSGAYVGNDPQTITEQQLTAKTLSPGYIDYYGTLHKDKDVDINVGDTAIYAFRTQIFVTRAHVALVRGIQDGRPELVHFQRRG, translated from the coding sequence ATGTTTTTGGAGGTTACGAAAAGAAGAAATCCTGCTCTCATCAAAGCAGGTGCATTTTTACATCGGGAAGGTATCGTTCCTCCGAATACGTACGTCATTGATATGGATGAGGTGGGGGAAAATGTGCGTGCATTATCAACCCGTGCGCAAGAATACAATCTCGAGCTTTTTTTCATGACAAAACAATTGGGGCGCCTTCCTTACTTGGCTCGTTGGATTGTAGAGAATGGGATCGATAAAGCGGTAGCCGTGGAGTGGGCTGAAGCTAAAATTCTGCACGAAGCCGGGGTGAAAATCGGACATATTGGGCACCTCGTGCAACCAGGGAAGTATCAATGGAGAGAAACGTTGCAGATGTGTCCGTCATTGGTAACAGCATTTTCCCTGGAAAGGGCGAGACAGATTTCAGCGGTGGCAGAGCAGCTAGGGATGATCCAGCCGATATTGTTACGGGTGGTCGATGTAGGAGATGATCTTTATCCCGGGCAAGAAGGCGGATTTTACCTGGAGGAATTGGAGGCGATGCTCCCCCAGCTCACGTCCTTGCCGGGTATCCGTGTGGATGGTGTCACGACTTTTCCGTCCATGCAGATGAATGAGGCGGAGACAGGTATGGAGTTCACGCCAAACGTGCGAACATTATGGTTAGCGAAAAAAAAGATGGAAGCCCATGGGATCGAGGTTCGACATGTCAACGCACCAAGCGCGACCAGTTGCCACACGATACCGATGTTGAAAGAAGCCGGAGTGACACAAGGAGAACCCGGGCATGCCATAACCGGCACGACCCCCCTGCACGCCGTTCAAGATCTAAAAGAAAGGCCGGCGATGATTTATGTGACAGAGATTTCCCATGAGGATCCCGAGTATCACTATGTCATCGGCGGTGGATTTTATGCACGGGGGAATCCGAGTGGCGCTTATGTTGGCAATGACCCGCAAACGATCACAGAGCAACAGCTGACAGCGAAAACTTTATCCCCCGGCTATATCGATTATTATGGCACTTTGCATAAAGATAAGGACGTGGATATCAACGTAGGCGACACTGCGATATATGCGTTTCGGACGCAAATCTTCGTGACACGCGCCCATGTTGCTTTAGTTCGCGGCATTCAGGACGGAAGACCGGAACTCGTTCATTTTCAAAGGAGGGGATAG
- a CDS encoding phosphopentomutase, which yields MGKMILLVLDGFGIGAMDDCWEYEPADCRANTYRHIREHLPDFHLPTLEKIGLSKAASGTGSATAAFGRSALAHYGADTYMGHQEIAGTIPKRPQKRLMKDIHGTLAKALRSKGYKVDYPWEDRPLLLVEEAVVVGDNLESAFGNIINLTADFKRMPFEKVKEVARVVRENVDTSRVIAFGGPYTSIEHILSVTKENNPDQWGVDTPQANVYGKDYEVFHMGHGVQMERQFPMIAAQHHLPVYRIGKTADVLHGEGEAYPIVKTTEVLQKLEESYIRETEDAAFLVNVQETDLAGHSEDVDWYARLLQEVDTWLGEFTPKLKEDDVMIVTADHGNDPTIGHSKHTREYTPMLVTGPKVEANDIGTRRTMADIGATFCAYFGLPAPESGESFLRELY from the coding sequence ATGGGAAAAATGATATTGCTCGTTCTTGACGGCTTCGGCATTGGCGCAATGGATGACTGCTGGGAATACGAACCTGCCGATTGCAGGGCCAACACCTACCGGCATATCCGGGAACATTTGCCGGATTTTCATCTCCCGACGTTAGAAAAAATAGGACTTTCAAAAGCTGCGAGCGGAACCGGGAGTGCCACTGCGGCATTTGGTCGTTCTGCACTCGCTCATTACGGTGCAGACACGTATATGGGACATCAGGAAATTGCCGGAACGATACCGAAACGTCCCCAGAAAAGATTGATGAAAGATATTCATGGCACTCTCGCGAAAGCCTTACGTTCAAAAGGGTACAAAGTAGATTATCCGTGGGAAGATCGGCCGCTGCTCCTTGTGGAAGAAGCGGTGGTTGTCGGCGATAACCTGGAATCTGCTTTTGGCAATATCATTAATCTGACCGCCGATTTTAAACGCATGCCTTTTGAGAAAGTAAAAGAAGTGGCTCGTGTCGTCCGGGAAAATGTTGATACAAGCCGCGTGATTGCTTTCGGAGGACCGTATACTTCCATCGAACATATTTTATCCGTCACAAAAGAAAACAATCCCGACCAATGGGGTGTTGACACCCCGCAGGCGAATGTATACGGCAAAGACTATGAGGTCTTTCATATGGGGCATGGCGTTCAAATGGAGCGGCAGTTCCCGATGATTGCCGCACAGCACCATTTACCCGTGTATAGAATCGGAAAGACCGCCGATGTCCTGCACGGTGAGGGCGAGGCATACCCGATCGTTAAAACAACCGAAGTATTGCAGAAACTGGAGGAATCCTATATTCGGGAAACAGAAGATGCCGCTTTCCTTGTGAACGTTCAGGAAACCGATTTGGCCGGCCATTCTGAAGATGTAGATTGGTACGCGCGGTTATTGCAGGAAGTGGACACGTGGCTGGGGGAATTCACTCCGAAGCTGAAAGAAGATGATGTTATGATCGTTACCGCCGATCACGGCAACGATCCGACCATCGGCCATTCCAAACACACGAGGGAGTACACGCCAATGCTCGTGACCGGACCTAAGGTTGAAGCAAATGATATCGGGACACGGCGGACAATGGCTGATATTGGGGCAACGTTTTGCGCATATTTTGGACTGCCCGCGCCTGAATCGGGGGAGAGTTTTTTGCGGGAGTTATATTAA
- a CDS encoding ABC transporter ATP-binding protein, giving the protein MAELTFEHIYKQFDGDVTAISDFHMDVADEEFIVLVGPSGCGKSTMLRMIAGLERITAGSLYIDQKYVNDIAPKDRDTAMVFQSYALYPHMNVFDNMAFGLKLQNLSKAEIKARVYNAGHILGLGDYLQRKPKALSGGQQQRVALGRAMVSNPKVFLMDEPLSNLDAKLRVQMRSEIIKLHQQLKTTTIYVTHDQTEAMTMASRIVVMKDGCIQQIGTPGEVYLHPENTFVGGFIGSPAMNFLQGTISEGHFRGGNQLALKLPEERLGNLKTYEGKAITLGIRPEDLHDEHSFPGSVANVTIDIAELTGSEVVLYTHIDNQAITATVNPRRHFAQGDQIELSFEMGKAHFFNPNSGKRIK; this is encoded by the coding sequence ATGGCAGAACTTACATTTGAACATATCTATAAACAATTTGACGGAGATGTAACCGCAATTTCCGACTTTCATATGGATGTTGCCGATGAAGAATTCATCGTTTTAGTCGGGCCGTCAGGTTGCGGTAAATCCACGATGCTTCGCATGATCGCGGGACTTGAGCGAATAACGGCAGGATCCTTATACATTGATCAAAAATATGTCAACGATATAGCTCCCAAAGACCGCGACACTGCGATGGTATTTCAAAGCTACGCTTTATATCCTCATATGAACGTTTTTGACAATATGGCTTTTGGCTTAAAATTACAGAATCTCTCCAAAGCAGAGATCAAGGCGCGCGTGTATAATGCCGGTCACATCCTTGGTCTGGGCGATTATTTGCAGCGGAAGCCTAAAGCGCTTTCCGGCGGCCAGCAACAACGGGTAGCATTGGGGCGCGCGATGGTAAGTAACCCGAAAGTTTTTTTGATGGATGAACCGTTATCCAATTTGGATGCGAAATTAAGGGTACAAATGCGTTCGGAAATCATTAAGCTCCACCAACAGTTAAAAACAACAACGATCTATGTCACCCACGACCAAACAGAAGCCATGACGATGGCCTCGCGCATCGTCGTTATGAAAGATGGGTGCATCCAACAAATCGGCACGCCCGGAGAAGTGTATCTTCATCCGGAAAACACCTTTGTCGGCGGCTTTATTGGCTCCCCTGCCATGAATTTTTTACAAGGAACGATTAGTGAGGGCCATTTCCGAGGCGGGAACCAACTTGCATTAAAACTTCCCGAAGAACGCCTTGGCAACCTGAAAACATATGAAGGGAAAGCAATAACCCTAGGCATCCGTCCGGAAGATTTGCATGATGAACATTCCTTCCCGGGTTCCGTAGCAAACGTAACCATTGACATCGCAGAACTCACCGGTTCAGAAGTTGTTCTCTATACGCACATCGATAACCAAGCCATAACCGCCACCGTAAATCCGCGTCGTCATTTCGCCCAGGGCGACCAAATCGAACTTAGCTTTGAGATGGGCAAAGCACATTTTTTTAACCCAAACAGCGGGAAGCGGATAAAATGA
- a CDS encoding NAD(P)H-hydrate dehydratase, translating into MRVVTGEEMGKVDRYAIEELGIPGAMLMENAGRAFTERLLVHYGADKRFLVLIGTGNNGGDGFVIARTLKSLGRSVDVCLIPPEEKLKGDAKWHKELYERAGYTWAAFDPGFFQQADVVVDALLGTGISGAIREPYREIIQAVNEAGLTVVAVDLPSGVPGDDSPVPEGALVADRTITLQQPKLSYYVYPGRGFYGEVETAPIGIPPIALDKTVSTQRAVWMPADVSTHWQPRSADSHKGSHGKVGIIAGSETMPGAAALTAGAAVNAGAGLTTVNIPPSVIPSVAVHVAEATYFPRDDKIETFYENKDGIAIGPGIGFDAKGRETLATLVDQFEGPLIVDADGLHVLAEMLENVRARERPLIITPHPGEMAALIDTTPGEVNRRRFEVAETFAREYGVYVVLKGPCTLVATPGGETWINDTGNAGLAKGGSGDVLTGMILAFVARYREVQPAISTAVCLHGYSADYLLERGVPAEAMTASQIVKALPDTLMAVDRWH; encoded by the coding sequence TTGCGAGTCGTAACCGGAGAAGAAATGGGAAAAGTGGACCGCTACGCGATCGAAGAACTTGGCATACCGGGAGCGATGTTGATGGAAAACGCCGGGCGGGCGTTTACGGAACGATTGCTTGTCCATTATGGTGCCGATAAACGTTTTCTCGTATTGATTGGAACCGGAAATAATGGAGGCGACGGTTTCGTTATCGCACGCACACTTAAAAGTTTGGGCCGCTCCGTTGACGTATGTTTGATTCCTCCTGAAGAAAAATTGAAAGGCGACGCTAAATGGCACAAAGAATTGTACGAGCGGGCCGGATACACATGGGCAGCGTTTGACCCGGGTTTTTTTCAACAAGCGGATGTTGTCGTTGACGCATTGCTCGGGACCGGGATTTCCGGAGCTATCAGGGAGCCGTATCGCGAGATCATTCAGGCAGTCAACGAAGCGGGTTTGACCGTCGTGGCGGTCGATTTGCCGAGTGGCGTGCCCGGCGATGACAGCCCGGTGCCTGAGGGCGCCCTTGTGGCAGACCGAACCATTACGTTGCAGCAACCGAAGTTGAGTTATTATGTATATCCAGGACGGGGCTTTTACGGAGAGGTGGAGACCGCGCCCATCGGCATCCCTCCGATTGCCCTTGATAAAACCGTTTCAACGCAGCGGGCGGTCTGGATGCCGGCGGACGTCAGCACCCATTGGCAGCCACGATCGGCCGATTCCCATAAAGGTAGCCACGGGAAAGTCGGGATCATCGCCGGAAGCGAAACGATGCCGGGAGCAGCCGCCTTAACCGCGGGCGCAGCGGTGAATGCCGGCGCCGGCTTAACAACCGTCAACATCCCTCCGTCGGTGATTCCCTCGGTTGCCGTTCATGTTGCGGAAGCGACTTATTTTCCTCGCGATGATAAAATCGAAACCTTTTATGAAAATAAAGATGGTATCGCGATCGGGCCGGGGATCGGCTTTGACGCCAAGGGGCGGGAAACACTGGCGACCCTTGTCGATCAGTTTGAAGGGCCGCTCATCGTCGACGCCGATGGCTTGCACGTATTGGCCGAGATGCTTGAAAACGTACGGGCGCGTGAACGTCCGCTCATTATTACACCACACCCGGGAGAGATGGCGGCGTTGATTGATACGACGCCGGGAGAAGTGAATCGTCGTCGCTTCGAAGTCGCGGAAACCTTCGCGCGTGAGTACGGCGTGTATGTCGTTTTGAAAGGGCCTTGCACACTAGTCGCGACACCGGGCGGCGAAACATGGATCAACGATACCGGCAATGCCGGCCTGGCGAAAGGCGGCTCCGGCGATGTGCTCACGGGGATGATCCTCGCGTTTGTTGCGCGCTATAGAGAGGTGCAACCGGCGATCTCTACCGCTGTTTGCTTACACGGGTATAGCGCGGATTATTTGCTTGAACGAGGTGTTCCGGCGGAAGCAATGACCGCTTCGCAGATTGTAAAGGCGCTGCCGGATACGTTGATGGCGGTGGATCGTTGGCATTGA
- a CDS encoding transcription repressor NadR has translation MPNGKKINGEERRKRIADLLREESEPQKGGALAEKHGVSRQVIVQDISLLKAANYPIIATPQGYIYNRPRADMEKATGVIACRHSKAEMAEELNILVDHGVLVKNVTVEHAAYGELSGQLMIKSRKDVERFEQLMNEQEASLLADLTDGLHLHTVEADDGQTIEEAKQALKTKGFLVEH, from the coding sequence ATGCCCAACGGTAAAAAAATAAATGGCGAAGAACGCCGCAAGCGGATCGCCGATTTGCTAAGAGAAGAATCCGAACCGCAAAAAGGAGGAGCTTTGGCGGAAAAGCACGGGGTGAGCCGGCAAGTCATCGTCCAGGACATCTCACTGTTAAAAGCAGCGAATTACCCGATTATCGCGACGCCGCAAGGCTACATTTATAATCGGCCCCGAGCCGACATGGAAAAAGCGACGGGCGTGATTGCTTGCCGGCATTCGAAAGCGGAAATGGCGGAGGAATTGAATATTCTCGTCGACCACGGGGTGCTCGTCAAAAACGTGACTGTGGAGCACGCCGCGTACGGAGAGCTTTCCGGCCAATTGATGATTAAAAGCCGCAAAGATGTGGAACGGTTCGAGCAGTTGATGAATGAACAGGAAGCGTCGTTGCTTGCCGATCTCACCGATGGCTTGCACCTTCATACCGTGGAAGCCGACGACGGGCAAACGATCGAGGAGGCGAAACAGGCGTTGAAAACAAAAGGGTTTCTCGTCGAGCATTAA
- a CDS encoding cysteine desulfurase family protein yields MIYLDYAATTPMSPEALHVYHEVADTYYGNANSLHTRGTDAANVLQAALATLSQTIDDTSVTITRSGSEANQHAIHRFLSARQFQGHILTCRAEHPSIRDYLRTLDEQYPTLHVENVPLDERGNIQPGDVETRLKPDTILATFAHVQHEIGTIRDIRAIGTVLARADVPFHSDCVQSYGKIHIPMQDARLSAISTAAHKIQGPKGLGAVFFSKTVEPSNGLPPGTTDVAAIAAFAEAADVQVKKSPKAWTHIRTLRAKMEEELPADFQVLGERTPVKQSPYILGLCLPEIEGQEAMLACDREGIAIATGSACQSGVDQPSETLLALGHSPDTARTFVRLSFGYETNFAEIEEAAKKLMNIRPRRAKNAQR; encoded by the coding sequence ATGATATACTTGGATTATGCGGCGACCACACCAATGAGCCCGGAAGCGCTGCACGTTTACCACGAAGTTGCTGATACCTATTACGGAAACGCCAACAGTCTTCATACCCGCGGAACGGATGCGGCCAATGTGTTGCAGGCAGCACTCGCCACGCTGAGCCAAACGATCGATGACACAAGTGTTACGATTACCCGAAGCGGATCCGAGGCCAACCAACACGCCATCCATCGCTTCTTAAGCGCGAGACAGTTTCAAGGCCACATCCTTACATGCCGCGCGGAACACCCTTCGATTCGAGATTATTTGCGCACCCTCGACGAACAATACCCGACGCTACATGTGGAAAATGTTCCCCTCGATGAACGCGGAAACATTCAGCCGGGAGACGTAGAAACGCGACTAAAACCGGACACTATTCTTGCAACATTTGCCCACGTTCAACACGAGATCGGTACCATTCGCGATATTCGCGCCATCGGAACGGTGCTCGCCCGTGCCGATGTTCCTTTCCATAGCGACTGCGTGCAGTCTTACGGGAAAATCCATATTCCCATGCAAGATGCACGTTTATCGGCGATCAGCACGGCTGCCCATAAAATTCAAGGCCCGAAAGGGCTTGGGGCTGTCTTTTTTTCCAAAACGGTTGAACCAAGCAATGGCCTTCCTCCGGGCACCACTGATGTGGCCGCGATCGCGGCGTTTGCCGAAGCTGCGGATGTGCAGGTGAAAAAGAGCCCGAAAGCGTGGACACATATACGTACGTTACGTGCTAAAATGGAAGAAGAATTGCCGGCTGATTTTCAGGTACTCGGGGAGCGGACGCCGGTAAAGCAATCGCCTTACATTCTCGGGCTTTGTTTGCCGGAAATAGAAGGGCAGGAGGCGATGCTCGCGTGTGATCGAGAAGGAATCGCGATCGCGACGGGAAGTGCCTGCCAAAGCGGGGTCGACCAACCTTCGGAAACGTTGCTTGCCCTTGGCCATAGCCCCGATACAGCACGCACATTCGTCCGCTTATCATTCGGCTATGAGACAAATTTCGCGGAAATCGAAGAGGCGGCTAAGAAATTAATGAATATTCGACCAAGGAGAGCGAAAAATGCCCAACGGTAA
- the nadB gene encoding L-aspartate oxidase, translated as MVVRKDVFDVLIIGSGLAGLVVAETIGRHLDVGIFSKGETTDTNSYRAQGGVAAAITKEDCWENHWRDTLEAGHAHNDLDNTATMTKAGRDAIQMLVEWGVLFDRDERSHLKLGKEGAHDYPRIVHAGGDRTGAALIHTLHKRVRKHVQFFNEETVLSILKEKGNCVGVKTVNKQGNIHFRYGAHIVLATGGGGQLFSQTTNQPFATGDGYALAYRAGAILRDMEFVQFHPTLFATETGTAGLITEAVRGAGARLVTADNVRLMANHPKGDLAGRDVVARAIHSVRRHGEDVFLDVTPVLNLAERFPGVASLCKTYGYTSRLPVAPGAHFVMGGVVAMPDGETNVPGLSAVGEVASTGVHGANRLASNSLLEAVVFGRSVGRKLLERPGKVFGNPVEQSLQKSPLPPTKFEIRQVMDEACGVTRDEQTLREASDFFRLSFQSSYESDDPEIQERHNMSLVAGMIANAALKRTESRGSHYREDHPVKDASWQDVSLTWSIKQTKEGN; from the coding sequence ATGGTTGTTAGAAAAGACGTGTTTGATGTTCTTATCATTGGGAGTGGATTGGCAGGCTTGGTCGTTGCAGAAACAATCGGCCGTCATTTAGATGTAGGTATTTTTTCTAAAGGAGAAACAACCGACACCAACTCTTATCGGGCGCAAGGAGGTGTTGCCGCGGCGATCACAAAGGAGGATTGCTGGGAAAACCATTGGAGGGACACATTGGAAGCAGGGCATGCGCACAATGATCTGGACAACACCGCTACGATGACGAAAGCAGGAAGGGATGCCATTCAAATGCTTGTCGAGTGGGGCGTTTTATTCGACCGGGATGAACGGTCTCACTTAAAGCTCGGCAAAGAAGGTGCCCACGACTATCCGCGCATCGTGCATGCCGGCGGGGACCGGACCGGGGCGGCGCTCATCCATACGTTACATAAGCGGGTACGTAAACATGTGCAATTTTTCAACGAAGAAACGGTTTTATCCATATTAAAAGAAAAAGGCAATTGTGTTGGTGTGAAAACGGTGAACAAACAAGGCAACATTCATTTCCGATATGGCGCCCATATCGTGCTCGCGACTGGAGGCGGGGGTCAGTTGTTTTCGCAAACGACGAACCAACCCTTTGCCACCGGGGATGGGTACGCGCTCGCTTATCGTGCCGGGGCCATCTTGCGGGACATGGAGTTTGTCCAGTTTCATCCGACGCTTTTTGCGACAGAAACAGGAACTGCCGGTTTGATTACGGAAGCAGTGCGGGGCGCCGGTGCCCGATTGGTGACAGCGGACAATGTTAGGTTGATGGCGAACCATCCGAAAGGAGATTTGGCGGGGCGTGATGTTGTTGCTCGCGCGATTCACAGCGTGAGGCGTCACGGCGAAGATGTATTTCTCGACGTTACACCGGTTTTAAATCTTGCAGAACGTTTTCCCGGTGTCGCTTCATTGTGTAAAACATACGGCTACACGTCTCGCTTGCCTGTTGCGCCCGGTGCTCATTTTGTGATGGGTGGGGTCGTTGCAATGCCTGATGGGGAGACGAACGTCCCCGGATTGTCCGCGGTCGGTGAAGTGGCATCGACAGGGGTGCACGGCGCGAACCGCTTGGCAAGCAATTCATTATTGGAAGCGGTCGTTTTTGGCCGCAGTGTTGGTCGTAAGTTGTTGGAGCGTCCGGGCAAGGTTTTCGGGAATCCGGTCGAACAATCGTTACAAAAGTCGCCACTACCCCCGACGAAGTTCGAAATCAGGCAGGTGATGGATGAGGCGTGCGGGGTCACCCGCGATGAGCAAACGCTACGAGAGGCCAGTGATTTTTTCAGGTTATCTTTTCAATCAAGCTATGAAAGTGACGATCCGGAAATACAAGAACGCCACAACATGTCTCTCGTTGCCGGGATGATCGCGAATGCTGCCTTAAAGCGCACGGAATCACGCGGCAGCCATTATCGGGAAGATCATCCGGTCAAAGATGCTTCATGGCAGGACGTATCGCTCACGTGGTCCATAAAACAAACGAAGGAGGGGAATTAG